Proteins encoded by one window of Bubalus bubalis isolate 160015118507 breed Murrah chromosome 4, NDDB_SH_1, whole genome shotgun sequence:
- the KLHDC7B gene encoding kelch domain-containing protein 7B: MAQSASEAGGLAWGWDGDMDEDWEGAALTLLALAVVAATALALHWFGSAQDQEAAAPASTALRPSQVEAAGPALPAEHKVSGAVEGHRSVPGKPGPPGRGQGSPAAAGAQDQEPLGGGSLAAAASSPLKTPAGEGASGGALGPPETLRRKGKEAHRSGSALPCGSKGEGSSAPLLIHFTPRDPGREVEVWGEAGGVRGKAPAHRVGRDSRPWQQGRGSPASRGQSPGSRWGQVDSGRSGCRRRKLDALSLGSVVSVWDAVGAASSLPAGSQGLLFPQEPPPLCSLQTRPLMGVSERGLGESGPQAAGGLALDSGATAGKNKEAETLAPRESQEPPAAMEGWPWVRREVLVTGSFSQALGPVSLSPEGPQGGHPSLSLVQRPAEACTVGWARASGSGDHIFFSSEDKGGTKEQGGHGIREGRGSLQGQVACGSADICSCISSPSSSATTPLCTPKPLPPPGSPPAAHAHPSLIPGAPTPPISSPSDSLPLRVSQSPAAGSSPAPTPAPTGAPPPAPSAAPAAAAAPVPASGSRLASQEPSVVLCKDHQQGQLSTSWGNLISMVLRSHPFPRPERPQGRAPRAALEGPSHLGVASPSENTELASPPEEDRHGSEELATRAGPGGLEEAGARPQQSHAETEGAAAAGTPSGPRGDRTEEKYPDSLLWGATEPMAPSPPPEQTQLGSSPSPATRRDPQPVPWPRKRSLCEMSQSPKQEASRAAPGAGPRPSGHGQGLGEKQEDARKLMMFLQRPGGWGVAEGPRKSRASVVALPRWLDLGSCLEALAFAQQHGDPDLAQETYAWMSDNLLHVLRDPSLYRQLSGADRERIVSLRTGRGPAVLGALVLPGLYRASRSGLTRDSPAAEALAVGPAALPPPAYLHVFHPGENSWRPLTKVPQEAPLRGCGLCTLHNYLFLAGGIRGSGAEAVCSNEVFCYNPLTNIWSQVRPMQQARAQLKLVALDGLLYAIGGECLYSMECYDPRADAWRPRAPLPAGAFPVAHDAVACQGDIYVTGGHLFHRLLRYRPTKDVWDECPYSASHRRSSDMVALGGFLYRFDLLRGVGAAVMRYNPVTSSWSRAASLPLPAPAPLRCAVLGNTIYCLNHQVTATFTVSEGTAQFQAKELQPFPLGTKGVLCPFTLTLPARGPLQTAL, from the coding sequence ATGGCCCAGAGCGCCTCAGAGGCTGGCGGCCTCGCCTGGGGTTGGGACGGGGACATGGACGAAGACTGGGAGGGCGCCGCGCTGACCCTGCTGGCCCTGGCCGTGGTGGCCGCCACGGCGCTGGCTCTGCACTGGTTTGGCTCCGCGCAGGACCAGGAGGCTGCGGCACCGGCATCCACAGCCCTCCGCCCTTCGCAGGTGGAAGCAGCTGGGCCAGCCCTACCCGCGGAGCACAAGGTCAGTGGCGCTGTTGAGGGTCACAGGTCGGTGCCCGGAAAGCCAGGCCCTCCAGGACGTGGCCAGGGGAGTCCAGCTGCAGCGGGCGCCCAGGATCAGGAGCCCCTGGGCGGCGGGAGTCTGGCTGCCGCAGCCTCCTCTCCCCTTAAGACGCCAGCGGGGGAGGGGGCCAGTGGAGGGGCCTTGGGACCCCCTGAAACCCTCCGACGTAAAGGGAAGGAGGCTCACAGGTCAGGCTCTGCTCTCCCGTGTGGGAGCAAAGGTGAAGGGTCATCTGCACCCCTCCTGATACACTTCACCCCCCGGGATCCTGGCAGAGAAGTGGAGGtgtggggggaggcagggggtgTCCGAGGCAAGGCCCCCGCCCACAGGGTAGGTCGGGACAGTCGCCCCTGGCAACAAGGGCGGGGGTCACCTGCCTCGAGGGGGCAGAGCCCCGGCAGCCGGTGGGGGCAGGTGGACTCAGGACGGAGCGGCTGTCGCCGGCGAAAGCTGGACGCCCTGTCTCTGGGCTCTGTGGTGAGCGTGTGGGATGCTGTGGGTGCAGCCAGCAGCCTGCCCGCAGGCTCCCAGGGGCTCCTGTTCCCCCAGGAGCCGCCCCCATTGTGCAGCCTGCAGACTAGGCCCTTGATGGGTGTCTCAGAGAGGGGGCTTGGGGAGAGCGGCCCCCAAGCCGCCGGAGGCCTAGCTCTGGACTCGGGAGCCACAGCTGGTAAGAACAAGGAGGCTGAGACTCTGGCCCCCAGGGAGTCCCAGGAGCCCCCAGCTGCCATGGAGGGCTGGCcctgggtgaggagggaggtCCTGGTCACCGGGAGCTTCAGCCAGGCCCTGGGCCCTGTGAGCCTATCACCAGAGGGGCCGCAGGGGGGACACCCCTCCTTGTCTCTCGTGCAGAGGCCCGCGGAGGCCTGCACTGTGGGATGGGCTCGGGCCAGTGGTTCTGGAGATcacattttcttcagttcagaAGACAAAGGAGGGACAAAAGAGCAAGGGGGCCACGGCATTAGAGAAGGGAGAGGGTCCCTGCAAGGCCAGGTGGCCTGTGGTTCTGCAGACATTTGCAGCTGCATCTCCTCCCCTAGTTCCTCGGCCACGACCCCGCTGTGCACCCCTaaacccctcccacccccagggtcCCCACCTGCAGCACACGCCCACCCCAGTCTCATACCTGGAGCTCCGACTCCTCCCATCTCCTCTCCTTCAGACTCTTTGCCCCTCAGAGTGAGCCAGAGTCCTGCTGCGGGGTCCTCCCCAGCGCCGACCCCTGCCCCGACAGGTGCCCCTCCTCCAGCACCATCCGCTGCCCCTGCCGCAGCTGCAGCCCCCGTGCCTGCTAGCGGATCAAGGCTTGCATCTCAGGAGCCCAGTGTGGTTCTCTGCAAGGACCATCAGCAGGGGCAGCTCTCAACCAGCTGGGGAAACCTTATTTCGATGGTTCTCAGGAGTCACCCCTTTCCCAGGCCAGAGAGGCCCCAAGGGAGAGCCCCGAGGGCCGCTCTGGAGGGCCCCAGCCATCTGGGCGTGGCCTCACCCTCTGAGAACACAGAGTTGGCTTCTCCCCCAGAGGAGGACAGGCATGGCTCAGAGGAGCTGGCCACAAGGGCGGGTCCAGGGGGCCTGGAGGAGGCTGGAGCCCGGCCACAGCAGAGTCACGCTGAGACCGAGGGGGCTGCCGCTGCAGGCACACCCTCAGGCCCGAGAGGGGACAGAACCGAGGAGAAATATCCGGACTCACTGCTGTGGGGAGCCACAGAGCCCATGGCCCCTTCGCCGCCCCCGGAGCAGACCCAGCTTGGCTCTTCACCCTCTCCGGCTACAAGGCGGGACCCCCAGCCAGTCCCGTGGCCCCGGAAACGCAGCTTGTGTGAAATGTCCCAGAGCCCCAAGCAGGAGGCCAGCCGGGCGGCACCGGGGGCAGGGCCCCGCCCTTCAGGCCACGGGCAGGGCCTCGGGGAGAAGCAGGAGGACGCCCGGAAACTCATGATGTTTCTGCAGAGGCCAGGAGGCTGGGGGGTGGCAGAGGGGCCCCGAAAGTCCAGGGCCTCCGTGGTGGCTCTGCCGCGATGGCTGGACCTGGGCAGTTGCCTGGAGGCACTGGCCTTTGCCCAGCAGCACGGGGACCCTGACTTGGCCCAGGAAACCTATGCCTGGATGAGCGACAACCTGCTTCACGTGCTGAGAGACCCCAGCCTCTACCGGCAGCTGAGTGGGGCTGACCGGGAGCGCATCGTGAGCCTGCGCACCGGCCGTGGCCCGGCAGTGCTGGGGGCCCTGGTGCTGCCGGGCCTCTACAGGGCAAGCCGCTCTGGGCTCACACGGGACTCCCCTGCGGCGGAGGCTCTTGCCGTGGGGCCCGCGGCCCTGCCTCCCCCCGCATACCTGCACGTGTTCCACCCCGGAGAGAACTCCTGGCGGCCCCTGACCAAGGTGCCCCAGGAGGCCCCGCTGCGCGGCTGCGGCCTCTGCACTCTGCACAACTACCTGTTCCTGGCGGGGGGCATCCGCGGGTCTGGCGCCGAGGCTGTCTGCTCCAACGAGGTGTTCTGCTACAACCCTCTGACCAACATCTGGAGCCAGGTGCGGCCCATGCAGCAGGCGCGCGCCCAGCTCAAACTAGTGGCGCTGGACGGGCTGCTCTACGCCATCGGGGGCGAGTGCCTGTACAGCATGGAGTGCTACGACCCGCGTGCGGACGCCTGGAGGCCCCGCGCGCCCCTCCCTGCGGGCGCCTTCCCCGTGGCTCACGACGCTGTGGCCTGCCAGGGGGACATCTACGTCACCGGGGGCCATCTCTTCCACCGGCTGCTCAGGTACCGGCCCACGAAGGATGTGTGGGATGAGTGCCCCTACAGTGCCAGCCACCGGCGGTCCAGCGACATGGTGGCTTTGGGGGGCTTCCTGTACCGCTTCGACCTTCTGCGGGGCGTGGGCGCCGCCGTGATGCGCTACAACCCCGTGACGAGCTCCTGGAGCCGGGCTGCCTCCTTGCCACTGCCCGCCCCTGCCCCGCTGCGCTGCGCTGTGCTGGGCAACACGATCTACTGCCTCAACCACCAAGTCACAGCCACCTTCACCGTCTCCGAGGGGACCGCCCAGTTCCAGGCCAAGGAGCTGCAGCCTTTCCCCCTGGGGACCAAAGGGGTCCTCTGCCCGTTCACCCTGACTCTTCCTGCCAGGGGCCCACTGCAGACTGCCCTCTGA